The following coding sequences lie in one Maylandia zebra isolate NMK-2024a linkage group LG14, Mzebra_GT3a, whole genome shotgun sequence genomic window:
- the si:ch211-167j9.5 gene encoding tyrosine kinase receptor Cad96Ca, whose amino-acid sequence MANCSDVNSVVYTLSGLLSFTIVVFTVLGAVCIRKYRSALKTIRLLRQNKMLMSAVPRVEPPLLPARPIPVVVEEEEERELPPKSPLRPSTSARSPSKKLWKGLQQLQQDPPFTKSDLNLLQLIKAGKEGVFYQARMTRGTCKGHSMFTCKISKEGVRLKHVDMEVSIMRKLMHHKNILQLLDWNTTAEPYILIMEYVSYGTLRTFLQTNRAHLSTDPELQSLLTIASYHVALAMQHLRSKMIIHCDLALRNVMVNKFPWEVKVAEFGLARDLTRMASRRSSRWRNPRQRVPLRWYPPEYFKNNYYSYKGDVWAFGIVLWEMQTFGTLPYPNLETSEQVVYHICMGHKNTNPEGCRPEILHIMRDCWQEPYTLRPSFTDIVCMLESIMENDADYVDVESPEQVVTDEAEIQENNRLRAASVSLDTNF is encoded by the exons ATACCGATCCGCTCTCAAGACAATCAGATTGCTCCGGCAGAACAAGATGCTGATGAGTGCTGTGCCTCGGGTAGAGCCTCCCCTCTTACCTGCGAGGCCGATCCCAgttgtggtggaggaggaggaggagcgggAACTTCCTCCCAAATCTCCACTCCGACCCAGCACTTCAGCCAGGTCTCCGTCCAAGAAGCTGTGGAAAGGTCTGCAGCAACTGCAGCAG GATCCTCCTTTCACCAAGTCAGACCTGAaccttctgcagctgatcaaagcaGGAAAGGAGGGCGTCTTCTACCAGGCCAGGATGACCAGAGGGACGTGTAAAGGCCACAGCATGTTCACCTGTAAGATCAGCAAGGAAG GCGTCCGCCTCAAACACGTGGACATGGAGGTTTCCATCATGAGAAAACTGATGCACCACAAGAACATCCTCCAGTTACTGGACTGGAACACCACTGCAG AGCCCTACATTCTGATCATGGAGTATGTGAGCTACGGCACTCTGAGGACCTTCCTGCAGACCAACAGAGCCCACCTGAGTACTGACCCTGAGCTGCAGAGCCTCCTCACCATTGCCTCGTACCACGTTGCTCTAGCCATGCAGCACCTGCGCTCCAAAATG ATTATTCACTGTGACTTGGCTCTGAGGAATGTCATGGTCAACAAGTTTCCCTGGGAGGTGAAAGTGGCCGAGTTTGGTCTCGCCCGAGACTTGACGCGAATGGCGAGCCGTCGCAGCAGTCGCTGGAGAAACCCACGT CAACGTGTACCCCTGCGCTGGTACCCCCCAGAGTACTTCAAGAACAACTACTACAGCTACAAGGGAGACGTGTGGGCGTTTGGCATCGTGCTGTgggagatgcagacatttg GTACGCTGCCGTATCCAAACCTGGAGACATCAGAGCAAGTGGTGTACCACATCTGTATgggtcacaaaaacacaaacccgGAAGGCTGCAGACCAGAGAT ACTTCACATCATGCGAGACTGCTGGCAGGAGCCGTACACCCTGAGGCCCTCGTTCACAGACATCGTCTGCATGCTGGAGAGCATCATGGAAAACGATGCG GACTACGTGGATGTGGAGAGTCCAGAGCAGGTGGTGACAGATGAGGCCGAAATTCAGGAAAACAATCGTTTACGAGCAGCGAGTGTCAGTTTGGACACTAATTTCTAA
- the tmem97 gene encoding sigma intracellular receptor 2, whose protein sequence is MSLRVLELIFFFYFATHIPITLFIDLQALLPEHVYPQPLKDLLKWYAADFKDPMVLDPPEWFKSFVFCEALLQTPFFPIAAYAFLKGGCKWIRIPAIVYSTHVATTLIPILAHILFYQFPLKPNPGPQTVQERWLLVSIYAPYLLVPVLLLLTMLMSSTYNASSKPGNVSAKAKKKN, encoded by the exons ATGTCTCTCCGTGTGTTAGAACtaatcttcttcttctacttcgCCACTCATATTCCGATCACATTATTTATTGACTTACAAGCTCTGCTGCCTGAACACGTGTACCCCCAACCG CTGAAGGACCTTCTGAAATGGTACGCAGCCGACTTCAAAGACCCCATGGTGCTGGACCCCCCGGAGTGGTTCAAGTCCTTTGTTTTCTGCGAGGCTTTGCTTCAAACACCGTTTTTCCCCATTGCAGCGTACGCTTTTCTGAAAG GTGGTTGTAAGTGGATCCGGATTCCTGCCATTGTGTATTCCACACACGTGGCCACCACATTGATCCCAATCCTCGCCCACATCCTCTTCTATCAGTTCCCTCTGAAACCCAATCCTGGTcctcagactgtccaggagcGCTGGTTGCTAGTCTCCATATATGCACCATACCTGTTGGTGCCTGTGCTGCTCCTCCTCACCATGCTGATGTCCTCGACATACAACGCCTCCTCTAAGCCTGGGAACGTGTCAGCCAAGGCCAAGAAGAAGAACTGA